In a single window of the Deltaproteobacteria bacterium genome:
- a CDS encoding type II secretion system protein GspG has product MTLIEIMVVITILGLIAAAVGVAVVPQLNKAKVDRAKLDIRNIGNALKLYYTQKGKYPDTGEGIGALVTGKQLESTPKDPWGHDYVYVLEGGKPVITSYGADGAPGGTDDDADISSKDDTTK; this is encoded by the coding sequence ATGACCCTCATCGAGATCATGGTGGTGATCACCATCCTCGGCCTGATCGCTGCGGCCGTCGGCGTCGCGGTCGTTCCCCAGCTCAACAAGGCCAAGGTCGACCGCGCCAAGCTCGACATCCGCAACATCGGCAATGCGCTCAAGCTCTACTACACGCAGAAGGGCAAGTACCCCGACACCGGCGAGGGCATCGGCGCGCTGGTCACCGGCAAGCAGCTCGAGAGCACGCCCAAGGATCCCTGGGGCCACGACTACGTGTACGTGCTCGAGGGCGGCAAGCCCGTCATCACCAGCTACGGCGCCGACGGCGCGCCCGGTGGCACCGACGACGACGCCGACATCTCGAGCAAGGACGACACCACCAAGTAG
- a CDS encoding type II secretion system protein translates to MRRLASARQAGLTLIELGIALLIVGLLFAAVVPSIEGVTGVRAREASSKLTGVIRYMYNESALSGKPCRMVFDLDAKAYWAECAQGHFVLNAEREKARDGAKDEDMIEKEKLDRELEMSSSSGFNLTDANEMKAEKERILKQAEFSEFTNDTVEKQALPKGVDIGVWVDHQRERYTKGQAFLYFFPQGYTERAQIYVSSGSTVYTLKVSPLTGKVKAVAEELELPKDIK, encoded by the coding sequence ATGCGTCGCCTCGCCTCCGCGCGGCAGGCGGGCCTCACGCTCATCGAGCTGGGCATCGCCCTGCTCATCGTGGGGCTGCTCTTTGCCGCGGTGGTGCCTTCCATTGAAGGCGTGACCGGCGTGCGCGCGCGGGAGGCTTCCAGCAAGCTCACCGGCGTCATCCGCTACATGTACAACGAGAGCGCGCTCTCGGGTAAGCCGTGCCGCATGGTGTTCGACCTCGACGCCAAGGCCTACTGGGCCGAGTGCGCGCAGGGTCACTTCGTCCTCAACGCCGAGCGCGAGAAGGCCCGCGACGGCGCCAAGGACGAGGACATGATCGAGAAAGAGAAGCTCGATCGTGAATTGGAGATGAGCAGCAGCTCGGGCTTCAACCTCACTGACGCCAACGAGATGAAGGCCGAGAAGGAGCGCATCCTCAAGCAGGCCGAGTTCTCCGAGTTCACCAACGACACTGTGGAGAAGCAGGCGCTGCCCAAGGGCGTGGACATCGGCGTCTGGGTGGATCACCAGCGCGAGCGCTACACGAAGGGCCAGGCATTCCTCTACTTCTTCCCGCAGGGCTACACCGAGCGGGCTCAAATCTATGTGAGCTCGGGCTCGACGGTTTACACGCTCAAGGTCTCGCCGCTCACCGGCAAGGTGAAGGCCGTGGCCGAAGAGCTCGAGCTGCCCAAGGACATCAAATGA
- the gspF gene encoding type II secretion system inner membrane protein GspF, giving the protein MPVFEYRGLNEAGKTITGLRDADSPKTLRANLRREGIFLTEVLGEKGAPAAAGGKAQPSGQINISLFAERISSEDISILTRQLAVLIGAGVTLIEALTALIDQMEKEKLKRILSDVKQRVNEGSSLADALGAHPKAFSGLYVNMIRAGESSGALDVVLVRLADFTEASAKLRQKVIGTMTYPAIMILMSLVILIILFTFVVPKVTKIFEDAKVTLPLTTRALIFASNFTRDYWYVLASGAVLSVFAFFRWKASPKGKTTWDRFTLKAPIFGSMMRMLSIARFARTLSTLLKSGVPLLASMDIVKNIVSNSILTKVIEDARESIREGESIAAPLKRSGEFPPLVYHMISIGERSGQLEEMLMNVASAYETQVDVRIGALTSLLEPVLIVVMGGVVAFIVFSILMPILQLNTVIH; this is encoded by the coding sequence GTGCCGGTCTTCGAGTATCGCGGCCTGAACGAGGCCGGAAAGACCATCACCGGGCTCCGCGACGCGGACAGCCCGAAGACCCTGCGCGCCAACCTGCGCCGCGAGGGCATCTTCTTGACCGAGGTGCTCGGCGAGAAGGGTGCGCCCGCGGCCGCCGGCGGCAAGGCCCAGCCCTCGGGCCAGATCAACATCTCGCTGTTCGCCGAGCGCATCTCCTCCGAAGACATCTCCATCCTCACCCGCCAGCTTGCGGTGCTCATCGGCGCGGGCGTGACGCTCATCGAAGCGCTCACGGCGCTCATCGATCAGATGGAGAAGGAGAAGCTCAAGCGCATCCTCTCCGACGTGAAGCAGCGCGTGAACGAGGGCTCCAGCCTCGCCGACGCGCTGGGCGCGCACCCCAAGGCCTTCAGCGGCCTGTACGTGAACATGATCCGCGCGGGCGAGAGCTCCGGCGCGCTCGACGTGGTGCTGGTGCGCCTCGCCGACTTCACCGAGGCCTCGGCCAAGCTGCGCCAGAAGGTCATCGGCACCATGACCTACCCGGCCATCATGATCCTGATGAGCCTGGTGATCTTGATTATTTTGTTTACCTTCGTCGTGCCCAAGGTCACCAAGATCTTCGAGGACGCCAAGGTCACGCTGCCGCTCACCACGCGCGCGCTCATCTTCGCCTCCAACTTCACGCGCGACTACTGGTACGTGCTCGCCTCCGGCGCGGTGCTGAGCGTCTTCGCCTTCTTCCGCTGGAAGGCCTCGCCCAAGGGCAAGACCACCTGGGACCGCTTCACCCTCAAGGCGCCCATTTTCGGGAGCATGATGCGCATGCTCTCCATCGCCCGCTTTGCGCGCACGCTATCCACCCTGCTCAAGAGCGGCGTCCCGCTCCTCGCGAGCATGGACATCGTGAAGAACATCGTCTCCAACAGCATCCTCACGAAGGTGATTGAAGATGCGCGCGAGAGCATTCGCGAGGGCGAGAGCATCGCCGCGCCCCTCAAGCGCTCCGGCGAATTTCCCCCGCTCGTGTACCACATGATTTCGATTGGTGAGCGCTCCGGTCAGCTCGAGGAGATGCTCATGAATGTCGCCTCGGCCTACGAGACGCAGGTGGACGTGCGCATTGGCGCGCTCACCTCGCTGCTCGAGCCCGTGCTCATCGTGGTCATGGGCGGCGTGGTGGCCTTCATCGTCTTCTCGATTCTGATGCCCATCCTGCAGCTCAACACGGTCATCCACTGA
- a CDS encoding prepilin-type N-terminal cleavage/methylation domain-containing protein: protein MSARTVQSRGQRGFTLLEVMVAMAILAIALVALSEINAGAIAMHSYAKQLNVAAMLARGKMLDIETQLDEKGLPAEGENMSPSDGNFEDEGFPQYKWKVEVVAPKADNLDPTKLVSMILGGSGGPDDPNNPGGSSNGMPDPGAAGSGLANMLGNLTGLGGSSGTSASGAPGLSSAIGGMAGGMGGMLGGAMAGPAQMMISQITQMVREVRLTITWMDGKNPQEFTVVEQIVSMGQPTNQAPQNSSTQSNPQQNVLDQ, encoded by the coding sequence ATGAGCGCGCGAACTGTACAATCGCGCGGCCAGCGCGGCTTCACACTGCTCGAGGTCATGGTGGCCATGGCCATCCTCGCCATCGCGCTGGTGGCGCTCTCGGAGATCAACGCCGGCGCCATCGCCATGCACTCGTACGCCAAGCAGCTCAACGTGGCGGCCATGCTGGCGCGCGGGAAGATGCTCGACATCGAGACCCAGCTCGACGAGAAGGGCCTCCCCGCGGAGGGCGAGAACATGTCGCCCAGCGACGGCAACTTCGAGGACGAGGGCTTCCCCCAGTACAAGTGGAAAGTCGAGGTGGTGGCCCCCAAGGCCGACAACCTCGACCCTACCAAGCTGGTGAGCATGATCCTCGGCGGCTCCGGCGGCCCCGACGATCCCAACAATCCCGGCGGCAGCAGCAACGGCATGCCCGACCCCGGCGCCGCCGGCAGCGGCCTCGCCAACATGCTCGGCAACCTCACCGGCCTGGGCGGCTCGAGCGGCACCAGCGCCAGCGGCGCGCCCGGCCTCTCCAGCGCCATCGGCGGCATGGCCGGCGGCATGGGCGGCATGCTCGGCGGCGCCATGGCCGGCCCCGCTCAAATGATGATCTCTCAAATTACACAGATGGTGCGCGAGGTGCGCCTCACCATCACCTGGATGGATGGCAAGAACCCGCAGGAGTTCACTGTGGTGGAGCAGATCGTGAGCATGGGCCAGCCCACCAACCAGGCTCCACAGAACTCGAGCACGCAGTCCAACCCTCAGCAGAACGTGCTGGATCAGTAA
- a CDS encoding prepilin-type N-terminal cleavage/methylation domain-containing protein, which produces MKRKAAKNAGFTLMEVMIAVAIVSIMGGLIYASFGPMLRAKEVIEAESEHYRGIQVALTRMSREISMAFMSNDFDHTRWRDKSDMPTFFSGDSEQLSFTAFAHQRRYKDAKESDQAVFEYRVGRNPEAELGESTHDVLIRRENPLLEAETDSCKRGGGRSDDCGVEMVLSDDVKKIKFEYYDDNRHEWVEEWDTRRERDRLPERVRITITSVDENGKDINYSTEARLFMRLPIQHS; this is translated from the coding sequence ATGAAGCGCAAGGCTGCCAAGAACGCGGGCTTCACCCTGATGGAGGTCATGATCGCCGTGGCGATCGTGTCCATCATGGGCGGGCTGATCTACGCGTCGTTCGGGCCGATGCTGCGCGCCAAGGAAGTCATCGAGGCCGAGAGCGAGCACTACCGCGGCATCCAGGTGGCGCTCACCCGCATGTCGCGGGAGATCTCCATGGCCTTCATGTCGAATGACTTCGACCACACCCGCTGGCGCGACAAGAGCGACATGCCCACGTTCTTCTCGGGCGACAGCGAGCAGCTCAGCTTCACCGCCTTCGCCCACCAGCGCCGCTACAAGGATGCGAAGGAAAGCGACCAGGCGGTCTTCGAGTACCGCGTGGGCCGCAACCCCGAGGCCGAGCTGGGCGAGTCCACGCACGACGTGCTCATCCGCCGCGAGAACCCGCTCCTCGAGGCCGAGACCGACTCCTGCAAGCGCGGCGGCGGTCGCAGCGACGACTGCGGCGTGGAGATGGTGCTCAGCGACGACGTGAAGAAGATCAAGTTCGAGTACTACGACGACAACCGCCACGAGTGGGTGGAGGAGTGGGACACCCGCCGCGAGCGCGACCGGCTCCCAGAGCGGGTGCGCATCACCATCACCAGCGTCGACGAGAACGGCAAGGACATCAACTACTCCACCGAGGCGCGGCTCTTCATGCGCCTGCCCATCCAGCACTCGTAA
- the gspE gene encoding type II secretion system ATPase GspE: MPSFDSQPETREPTNTAMVVHSPAYLCGRPLGEILIHTAKLPREKLDEALAQQQEKGGRLGELLIGMKVVTEVEVLRALAVQLDLPFSEELDSSQVDEEKLKKIPIQFARQAKVLALGNEGEAAIVAVADPLDTSLLDRVRVLLGQAVTPRVAPSQVIVDAINQAYDRAADEAQSLVDDLEEGDNLDALAHELEEPQDLLDASGDEAPIIKLVNSIMFRAVKERASDIHIEPMDRYLAVRFRLDGVLHEVIRPPKRYQKAIASRIKILGGLNIAETRLPQDGRIRIKIAGKDVDIRLSTVPTSHGERLVLRLLDKNAVLLDLKEIGFNDQQLGIMDGLINKSHGIILVTGPTGSGKTTTLYAALTKINKPDINILTVEDPIEYQLNGIGQVAVNSKIGLTFANGLRSFLRQDPDVILVGEIRDLETAEIAIQASLTGHLVMSTVHTNDAPGALTRLVEMGVEPFLVASSLVGVLAQRLIRVLCKSCKQAYTPTEEELAELNITPELMREYGTTQLYKPIGCAECNKNGYKGRSGIYELMLIDEDIRQMLLAKKDSNTIKQIAVAHGMRTLMDDGARKVVQGITTAEEVLRVTQEDT, translated from the coding sequence ATGCCGTCCTTTGACTCACAGCCAGAGACCCGCGAGCCCACCAACACCGCGATGGTGGTGCACAGCCCGGCCTACCTCTGCGGCCGGCCGCTCGGCGAGATCCTCATCCACACGGCCAAGCTGCCGCGCGAGAAGCTCGACGAGGCCCTGGCGCAGCAGCAAGAGAAGGGCGGCCGGCTCGGCGAGCTCCTCATCGGCATGAAGGTGGTGACCGAGGTGGAGGTGCTCCGCGCGCTCGCGGTGCAGCTCGACCTCCCCTTCTCCGAGGAGCTCGACTCGTCACAGGTCGACGAGGAGAAGCTCAAGAAGATCCCCATTCAGTTTGCCCGCCAGGCGAAGGTGCTCGCGCTCGGCAACGAGGGCGAAGCGGCCATCGTCGCCGTGGCGGATCCGCTCGACACCTCGCTGCTCGACCGCGTGCGCGTGCTACTCGGCCAGGCCGTCACCCCGCGCGTGGCGCCGAGCCAGGTGATCGTCGACGCCATCAACCAGGCGTACGACCGCGCCGCCGACGAGGCCCAGTCGCTCGTCGACGACCTCGAGGAAGGCGACAACCTCGACGCCCTCGCCCACGAGCTCGAGGAGCCCCAAGACCTCCTCGACGCCTCGGGCGACGAAGCGCCAATTATCAAGTTGGTCAACTCGATCATGTTCCGCGCCGTGAAGGAGCGCGCGAGCGATATTCACATCGAGCCGATGGACCGGTATCTCGCGGTGCGCTTCCGCCTCGACGGCGTGCTCCACGAGGTCATCCGTCCGCCCAAGCGCTACCAGAAGGCCATCGCGAGCCGCATCAAGATCCTCGGCGGCCTGAACATCGCCGAGACGCGCCTGCCGCAAGACGGCCGCATCCGCATCAAGATCGCCGGCAAGGACGTCGACATTCGTCTCTCGACAGTGCCCACCAGCCACGGCGAGCGCCTGGTGCTGCGTCTGCTCGACAAGAACGCCGTGCTCCTCGACCTCAAGGAGATCGGCTTCAACGACCAGCAGCTCGGCATCATGGACGGGCTCATCAACAAGAGCCACGGCATCATCCTGGTGACCGGCCCGACCGGCAGCGGCAAGACCACCACGCTCTATGCCGCGCTCACCAAGATCAATAAGCCGGACATCAACATCCTCACCGTCGAGGACCCTATCGAATACCAGCTCAATGGTATCGGTCAGGTGGCGGTGAACTCCAAGATTGGCCTCACCTTCGCCAACGGCCTGCGCTCCTTCTTGCGCCAGGACCCGGACGTCATCCTCGTCGGCGAAATCCGCGACCTGGAGACGGCGGAGATCGCCATCCAGGCCTCGCTCACCGGCCACCTGGTGATGAGCACCGTTCACACCAACGACGCCCCCGGTGCCCTCACCCGCTTGGTGGAAATGGGCGTGGAGCCCTTCCTCGTGGCCAGCTCGCTGGTGGGCGTGCTCGCCCAGCGCCTGATTCGCGTGCTCTGCAAGAGCTGCAAGCAGGCCTACACGCCCACCGAGGAAGAGCTCGCCGAGCTCAACATCACCCCCGAGCTCATGCGCGAGTACGGCACAACTCAATTGTACAAGCCCATTGGCTGCGCCGAGTGCAACAAGAACGGCTACAAGGGCCGCTCCGGTATCTATGAGCTCATGCTCATCGACGAGGACATTCGTCAGATGCTCCTCGCCAAGAAGGACTCCAACACCATCAAGCAGATCGCCGTGGCCCACGGCATGCGCACGCTCATGGACGACGGCGCACGCAAGGTGGTCCAGGGCATCACCACCGCGGAGGAAGTGCTCCGCGTCACGCAAGAGGACACCTAA